From the Leptospira sp. WS60.C2 genome, one window contains:
- a CDS encoding ornithine carbamoyltransferase, whose translation MSQVKHLISWQDWKDEEIQELLDFAVYVKKNRVYFSGHMSGRSLAMLFQKTSTRTRVSFEAGMTELGGHAIFLDWMASNFLLSDIDFEGKYLSSNVAIIMARLKKHEDLLTLKSGSTVPVINGCCNLFHPCQSLADILTIVIDSPNDWQKKQLCYIGVHNNVANSLVEITAALGIHLILVTPIAAKESIVTEAIERAKKKGTVSWEMDVKKAVSQADYVYTDTWVDMEFFNDPKFQKEKEERIQMMMPFQVNAELMKHSKAKVMHDMPIHAGYEITREMVQSERSIIFTQAENRLDAQKAVILKLLENHT comes from the coding sequence ATGTCCCAAGTGAAACATTTGATCTCCTGGCAAGATTGGAAGGATGAAGAAATCCAGGAATTATTAGATTTTGCAGTGTATGTAAAGAAAAATCGCGTGTATTTTTCTGGGCATATGTCAGGCAGATCTCTCGCGATGTTGTTTCAAAAAACGTCAACCCGTACCAGAGTATCGTTTGAAGCTGGAATGACGGAGCTAGGCGGACATGCCATTTTTTTGGATTGGATGGCTTCCAATTTTCTACTCTCAGACATTGATTTCGAAGGGAAATATTTGTCGAGTAACGTTGCCATCATCATGGCACGTCTGAAAAAACATGAAGATTTATTAACCTTAAAATCCGGATCAACAGTTCCAGTGATTAATGGATGTTGTAATCTCTTTCATCCATGTCAATCGTTAGCAGACATACTAACAATCGTTATAGATTCACCAAATGATTGGCAAAAAAAACAACTCTGTTATATCGGTGTGCATAATAATGTCGCCAATTCACTCGTAGAAATTACTGCGGCGTTGGGAATTCATTTGATCTTAGTGACTCCAATTGCTGCAAAAGAATCAATTGTGACTGAAGCCATTGAACGTGCTAAGAAAAAAGGAACTGTTTCTTGGGAAATGGATGTAAAAAAAGCCGTTTCTCAGGCAGATTATGTGTATACGGATACTTGGGTGGACATGGAGTTTTTTAATGACCCGAAATTCCAAAAAGAGAAAGAAGAACGCATCCAGATGATGATGCCTTTCCAAGTCAATGCTGAGTTAATGAAACATTCCAAAGCGAAAGTTATGCACGATATGCCAATCCATGCAGGTTACGAAATCACTAGGGAAATGGTGCAAAGTGAACGTTCGATCATTTTTACACAGGCTGAAAATCGACTCGATGCGCAAAAAGCAGTGATTTTAAAACTCTTAGAAAACCATACCTAA
- a CDS encoding ABC transporter ATP-binding protein produces MDDKKKETQSNFTIDVKKLTKSFQQGNLTIPVLQDISFQVPDQKLVTLMGPSGSGKSTLLNILSAIETADSGSIKINGKELVGASEEEFTQYRRDQIGIVFQFFHLFPYLSAKDNVALPLLLAGKKKKDAEQKALEILNLVGLSHRSNFSPKELSGGEKQRVSIARAIIHEPKIIFGDEPTGNLDSKSSTAIMELFQNCVSKLGITVFIVTHNEEIGKSGDINYHMLDGRIEIK; encoded by the coding sequence ATGGACGACAAAAAAAAAGAAACTCAGTCAAATTTTACAATCGATGTAAAAAAACTCACAAAAAGCTTTCAGCAGGGAAATTTAACAATTCCAGTCCTACAAGACATTTCCTTCCAAGTCCCAGATCAAAAATTAGTTACCCTCATGGGTCCCTCAGGAAGTGGAAAATCAACCCTACTCAACATCCTATCTGCAATCGAAACAGCAGATTCAGGAAGTATCAAAATTAATGGAAAGGAACTTGTCGGAGCATCAGAAGAAGAATTTACGCAATATAGAAGAGATCAAATCGGCATTGTCTTTCAGTTTTTTCATTTATTTCCTTATTTATCGGCAAAAGACAATGTCGCACTTCCGCTTCTTCTTGCCGGGAAAAAGAAAAAAGATGCAGAGCAAAAAGCATTAGAAATTTTAAATTTGGTTGGCCTTAGCCATAGATCTAATTTTTCACCAAAAGAACTATCTGGAGGAGAAAAACAAAGAGTCTCGATTGCAAGAGCCATTATTCATGAGCCAAAAATTATTTTCGGTGATGAACCAACAGGAAACTTAGATTCAAAATCTTCCACGGCAATCATGGAACTATTCCAGAATTGTGTCTCGAAACTCGGTATCACCGTATTTATTGTTACCCATAATGAAGAAATTGGAAAATCCGGAGACATCAACTACCACATGCTAGATGGTAGAATTGAAATAAAATGA
- a CDS encoding CoA ester lyase, producing the protein MALTHPQSALFAGEKPFPIIPACEHFAGSEKLITKALELQNKLGGLFDITMDCEDGAQTGKEKEHAEMIVRIQNSELNKHKMSGVRIHDYTNEHWRSDIDIIVPGAGNVIAYITIPKPTKASQVKEQITYIQDACKKAGIKREIPIHVLIETHGALNDVFEIASLPWLQVLDFGLMDFISGHHGAIPAACMKSPGQFDHELLRRAKSTMVAAALMNGVIPAHNVTLDLKNTYQTYQDAKRAHDEFGFLRMWSIYPAQIQSILDAMAPNFAETQTACDILIKAQDADWGPIQHDGDLHDRATYRYFWELVQRAKLTGQKLPDEVEKRFFSK; encoded by the coding sequence ATGGCACTGACTCACCCGCAATCAGCTCTCTTTGCAGGAGAAAAACCTTTCCCTATCATCCCTGCTTGTGAACACTTCGCTGGATCTGAAAAACTCATCACAAAGGCTCTCGAGTTACAAAATAAACTTGGCGGACTTTTCGACATCACGATGGACTGTGAAGACGGTGCTCAAACAGGGAAAGAAAAAGAACACGCAGAAATGATTGTTCGCATTCAAAACTCTGAACTCAACAAACACAAGATGAGTGGTGTTCGTATTCATGACTATACAAACGAACATTGGAGAAGTGATATTGATATCATCGTTCCAGGTGCAGGAAATGTAATTGCTTATATCACAATTCCTAAACCGACAAAAGCAAGCCAAGTGAAAGAACAAATCACTTACATCCAAGATGCTTGCAAAAAAGCTGGAATCAAAAGAGAAATTCCAATTCACGTTTTAATCGAGACTCATGGTGCATTGAATGATGTATTTGAAATCGCAAGTCTTCCTTGGTTACAAGTATTAGATTTTGGTTTGATGGACTTCATATCTGGTCACCACGGTGCGATCCCTGCGGCTTGTATGAAATCACCAGGGCAGTTTGATCACGAACTTCTAAGACGTGCGAAATCAACTATGGTTGCAGCAGCTCTTATGAATGGAGTGATCCCTGCACACAACGTAACTTTGGATTTGAAAAACACTTACCAAACTTACCAAGATGCAAAACGTGCTCATGATGAATTTGGTTTCTTACGTATGTGGTCCATTTATCCAGCACAAATCCAATCCATTTTGGATGCAATGGCACCTAACTTTGCAGAAACACAAACTGCATGTGATATTTTGATCAAAGCACAAGATGCAGATTGGGGACCAATCCAACATGATGGAGATCTTCATGACCGTGCAACTTACCGTTATTTCTGGGAATTAGTGCAAAGAGCAAAACTCACAGGACAAAAACTTCCAGACGAAGTTGAAAAAAGATTTTTCTCAAAATAA
- a CDS encoding FecR domain-containing protein, producing the protein MKIILTFLLTLTTLYNCQKFSFGQTSPKDETRGAVVTFIQGQVTLLKEGKETLASLGDVIKPGDRILSKLGKIDLQTYRGEIIRIKENSDVLFRDLPGSASPNTDIHIWAGNLLVKSVKLKATENLSISSPTMVAGVRGTIFSFELEKGAAPKVKVYEGAVAIAFKTGPKLIEQNDGLSKENYDRLVKTLEENEVILEPGETMEVSPSLNDLVYLINAKMVASSLTNEELANFSNVSNAITKVESPITPREKAEAETLVSIDNSLVQQQVKNQTGNPDLTNHIVETIEKEHESKRNEALNNIAAVAEKIGLESEEDIQNHYSVLETIHKSNGEVLSGAVVAQLGEIFIVHSTKGVFQLNVDDIEYVEYKNFKVKTKAKR; encoded by the coding sequence ATGAAAATAATTCTAACCTTTCTACTTACGTTAACAACTTTGTACAATTGCCAAAAATTTTCCTTTGGCCAAACTTCGCCAAAAGATGAAACAAGAGGCGCAGTTGTTACGTTTATACAAGGCCAAGTCACTCTTTTAAAAGAGGGAAAGGAAACACTGGCGAGTTTGGGGGATGTCATCAAACCGGGAGATCGTATTCTTTCGAAACTTGGTAAGATCGACTTACAAACATACCGCGGTGAAATCATTCGAATCAAAGAAAATTCTGATGTGTTGTTTCGTGACCTTCCTGGTTCAGCAAGTCCCAATACGGACATTCATATTTGGGCAGGTAATTTGCTTGTTAAATCGGTCAAACTCAAAGCTACCGAAAATCTTTCTATCTCATCCCCAACGATGGTTGCGGGAGTTCGAGGAACCATTTTCTCTTTCGAGTTAGAGAAGGGGGCTGCCCCCAAGGTGAAAGTTTATGAAGGTGCAGTTGCCATTGCCTTTAAAACGGGTCCAAAACTAATCGAACAGAATGATGGTTTGTCCAAAGAAAATTACGACCGTTTGGTGAAAACTTTAGAAGAAAACGAAGTGATTTTAGAACCTGGTGAAACCATGGAGGTGAGTCCAAGCCTAAACGATTTAGTGTATCTAATTAACGCTAAGATGGTTGCCTCTAGTCTTACAAACGAAGAGTTGGCTAATTTTTCCAATGTTTCTAATGCAATTACAAAAGTAGAAAGCCCAATCACTCCAAGAGAAAAAGCGGAAGCCGAAACGTTAGTTTCCATCGACAACTCGTTGGTGCAACAACAGGTCAAAAACCAGACGGGGAACCCTGATTTAACTAATCATATTGTCGAGACAATTGAAAAGGAACATGAAAGCAAACGAAATGAAGCATTGAACAACATTGCTGCTGTCGCCGAAAAAATTGGCTTAGAAAGCGAAGAAGACATTCAAAATCACTATAGTGTTTTAGAAACAATTCATAAATCAAATGGTGAAGTATTGTCTGGAGCCGTAGTCGCACAGTTAGGCGAAATTTTTATTGTTCATTCTACAAAAGGTGTTTTTCAATTAAATGTAGATGATATTGAATATGTTGAGTACAAAAACTTCAAAGTAAAAACAAAAGCAAAACGTTAG
- a CDS encoding bacitracin resistance protein BacA has protein sequence MDSNDIYTPPGGPPPTNPNVKHLFEKWGETNIRQLVSDFYDLIKTSEIRWMFPGDWDLAKEKQADFLIQVLGGPGYYLEKWGPARMRMRHFAFPISEKERSIWFQCYDDALQTFDFDHEDKIDFLYFLDGFSGWMVNRKEPPWELYSKGDAHPPEG, from the coding sequence TTGGACTCGAACGATATTTATACCCCTCCAGGCGGACCTCCTCCAACCAATCCCAATGTGAAACATCTCTTCGAGAAATGGGGTGAAACAAACATCCGTCAGTTAGTTTCAGATTTTTATGATCTGATCAAAACTTCCGAGATTCGATGGATGTTCCCAGGAGACTGGGATTTGGCAAAAGAAAAACAGGCTGACTTCCTCATTCAAGTGTTAGGTGGTCCAGGCTATTATCTGGAAAAATGGGGGCCCGCGCGTATGCGGATGCGTCATTTTGCCTTCCCCATTTCGGAAAAGGAACGTTCCATCTGGTTTCAATGTTATGATGATGCCTTACAAACATTCGATTTCGATCACGAAGACAAAATCGACTTTCTCTATTTTTTAGATGGGTTCAGTGGTTGGATGGTAAACCGTAAGGAACCACCTTGGGAACTGTATTCGAAAGGGGATGCTCACCCTCCCGAAGGGTAG
- the pyrE gene encoding orotate phosphoribosyltransferase, whose protein sequence is MSHSLRDQLFHWMKTYVYRFSETPFRLASGLESQHYFNCKEVTLHPERLAILADCFVEEIIPKLDIEFQAIGGLTLGADPIAYAISLAYQKRGKTIFPLVVRKESKGHGTGQQIEGFWREVKTCLVVDDVITTGGSTLKAVKVLREAGIQVTSGICILDREEGGKENLESEHVFMKSIFTKSEFFK, encoded by the coding sequence ATGTCCCATTCACTTCGCGATCAACTATTTCACTGGATGAAAACTTACGTGTATCGTTTTTCAGAAACACCATTTCGATTGGCGAGCGGTCTAGAATCACAACATTATTTCAATTGCAAAGAAGTCACACTTCATCCAGAACGTTTAGCCATTTTAGCAGATTGTTTTGTCGAAGAAATCATTCCAAAATTGGACATTGAGTTCCAAGCAATTGGAGGACTCACTTTGGGAGCCGACCCAATTGCCTATGCGATTTCTTTGGCCTACCAAAAAAGGGGAAAAACGATCTTCCCCCTCGTGGTCAGAAAAGAATCGAAAGGCCATGGTACTGGCCAGCAGATTGAGGGTTTTTGGAGAGAAGTGAAAACCTGTTTGGTGGTAGATGATGTAATTACCACAGGTGGTTCCACTTTGAAAGCTGTCAAGGTGCTCCGAGAAGCTGGGATTCAAGTTACGAGTGGGATTTGTATCTTGGATAGAGAAGAGGGTGGGAAAGAAAATTTAGAATCTGAGCATGTTTTTATGAAATCGATTTTTACCAAGAGTGAGTTTTTCAAATGA
- a CDS encoding PilZ domain-containing protein → MLNTRRTERIPSFDWDDLELKLFSINDKPEYIVTKIGNISELGVSSWIKEGIGLQERDIVTGVIESDLTRSRISFRGKIAWMKESEEGFQFGIKFLEELILPNFIIARSMAESAA, encoded by the coding sequence ATGCTAAACACAAGAAGAACAGAACGAATCCCCTCCTTTGATTGGGATGACCTAGAACTAAAACTTTTTTCGATCAATGACAAACCAGAGTATATTGTCACTAAGATTGGAAACATTTCTGAACTAGGAGTCAGTAGCTGGATCAAAGAAGGAATTGGATTACAGGAACGAGACATCGTAACAGGAGTCATCGAAAGTGATTTAACAAGATCTCGTATTTCCTTTCGAGGAAAGATTGCCTGGATGAAAGAATCCGAAGAGGGTTTCCAATTTGGAATTAAGTTTTTAGAGGAATTAATCCTTCCTAATTTCATCATAGCGAGGTCTATGGCGGAATCAGCCGCATAG
- a CDS encoding cytochrome-c peroxidase: MLKKILTPFLMIIVLFSLVYCGPSEETKEIQGKAKQIIGALPEKMPGSENDSEKLISLGKKLYFEKKLSLNETQSCNSCHNIEGKAAGVDNLPTSPGAFGKNGDRNSPTVLNAGFHFVQFWDGRAADLKAQAKGPILNPVEMAMPSEKEVLKRINEDAEYPKLFAEAFPNDKDPVSYENLAGAIAAFERTLVTPSKFDDFVKGDFKALTKAEQEGFKSFLAAGCTSCHSGNLLGGNSYRKVGLVNEYKTDDLGRFNVTKKPEDKFVFKVPSLRNITLTGPYFHDGKVATLEEAVQKMAYHQLGINLSEEETKKIVLFLGTLADKNRVN, from the coding sequence ATGCTTAAAAAAATACTGACACCTTTTCTAATGATAATAGTGCTCTTTTCTTTGGTCTATTGTGGTCCATCAGAAGAAACAAAAGAAATCCAAGGAAAAGCGAAACAAATCATCGGCGCATTGCCTGAAAAAATGCCAGGTTCCGAAAATGACTCTGAGAAACTAATTTCTCTTGGGAAAAAATTGTATTTTGAGAAAAAACTTTCTCTAAATGAAACTCAGTCTTGTAATTCCTGCCACAATATCGAGGGAAAAGCGGCTGGTGTGGATAACCTCCCCACCTCACCCGGTGCTTTTGGTAAAAATGGGGACAGAAATTCTCCAACCGTATTGAATGCAGGTTTCCACTTTGTGCAATTCTGGGATGGAAGAGCCGCTGACTTGAAAGCACAGGCGAAAGGTCCAATCCTAAATCCAGTGGAGATGGCGATGCCTTCTGAAAAAGAAGTTTTAAAACGGATCAACGAAGATGCCGAATATCCGAAACTTTTTGCAGAAGCGTTTCCGAATGACAAAGATCCTGTATCGTATGAAAATTTAGCAGGTGCAATCGCAGCGTTTGAGCGTACACTCGTTACTCCATCAAAATTTGATGATTTCGTGAAAGGGGATTTTAAAGCCCTTACGAAAGCAGAACAAGAAGGATTTAAAAGTTTTCTCGCAGCAGGATGTACATCTTGCCATTCTGGAAATTTACTCGGAGGGAATTCTTACCGAAAAGTAGGTTTAGTGAACGAATATAAGACCGATGACCTTGGTCGTTTCAATGTCACAAAAAAACCAGAAGACAAATTTGTTTTTAAAGTACCCAGCTTACGAAACATCACTCTAACTGGTCCTTATTTTCATGATGGTAAAGTTGCCACTCTGGAAGAGGCTGTTCAAAAAATGGCATACCACCAATTAGGCATCAACCTCTCTGAAGAAGAGACAAAAAAGATTGTTCTGTTTTTAGGAACACTAGCGGATAAAAACCGAGTAAACTAA
- a CDS encoding chloride channel protein translates to MKLQKQDGRMHYFPWMVKWTLVFFLVSSIVGSFSAFFLHSLDFVTYVRESHREIFYLLPLAGFCIGWAYHHFGSKANKGNNLLLEEIHSPSSVIPFRMAPFVLVSTLITHLFGGSAGREGTAVQIGGTIAHQFGRFHHFQLKEQQTLIILGISAGFSAVFGTPIAAAIFSIEVIQVGNIRWKLFLPTLFIAWLSHKVCLLWNVKHSVFPEVSLHLEIRLILGLLLLAFVSGLVAKLFIWLLHFLTKQSQNWISYPPLRPFFGGFILLVFLLSGVRFAYFGLGVDTIERSFYETMAKDAFFWKLLLTGITIGFGFKGGEVTPLFFIGATLGNLFSFIEPIYLPIFVSVGFISVFAGATNTPVACAFMGMELFGFSNGFLFLILAQIAYITSGHTSIYSSQIVTKRIWFLPKRKVSKEKLK, encoded by the coding sequence ATGAAACTACAAAAACAAGACGGAAGAATGCATTACTTTCCTTGGATGGTAAAGTGGACTTTGGTTTTTTTTCTCGTTAGTTCTATTGTAGGTAGTTTTTCTGCATTCTTTTTGCACTCTCTAGATTTTGTTACGTATGTAAGAGAATCACACCGTGAAATTTTCTATTTGTTGCCTTTGGCAGGATTTTGTATTGGTTGGGCCTATCACCACTTCGGTTCCAAAGCAAATAAGGGGAACAATTTATTATTAGAGGAAATTCACTCTCCAAGTTCTGTCATACCATTTCGAATGGCTCCTTTCGTATTGGTCTCTACTCTGATCACACATTTGTTTGGAGGTTCAGCAGGTCGGGAAGGAACAGCCGTACAAATCGGAGGAACCATTGCCCATCAATTCGGACGATTTCATCATTTTCAATTAAAAGAACAACAAACATTAATTATACTAGGAATCAGCGCAGGATTTTCGGCTGTGTTTGGAACCCCAATTGCTGCAGCTATTTTCTCCATTGAAGTGATTCAAGTTGGAAATATTCGTTGGAAATTATTTTTACCGACTCTTTTTATCGCTTGGTTATCGCATAAAGTTTGTTTGCTTTGGAATGTAAAACATTCTGTTTTTCCTGAAGTCTCCTTACATTTGGAAATTAGATTAATCTTAGGTTTACTCCTTCTTGCGTTTGTATCTGGTTTAGTAGCAAAATTATTTATTTGGCTTTTACATTTTTTAACAAAACAATCTCAAAATTGGATCTCTTATCCTCCGTTACGACCATTCTTTGGTGGATTCATTCTTTTAGTTTTTTTACTATCGGGAGTAAGGTTCGCCTATTTTGGATTAGGTGTAGATACGATCGAACGGTCTTTTTATGAAACTATGGCAAAAGATGCTTTTTTTTGGAAACTTCTCCTAACGGGTATTACGATTGGATTTGGATTTAAAGGAGGGGAAGTGACTCCTTTGTTTTTTATTGGAGCAACTTTAGGAAATCTTTTTTCATTCATTGAGCCTATTTATCTTCCTATTTTTGTGAGTGTTGGGTTTATATCGGTTTTTGCAGGAGCTACAAATACTCCTGTTGCTTGTGCTTTTATGGGTATGGAATTATTTGGATTTTCGAATGGCTTCCTATTTTTGATTCTAGCTCAAATTGCTTACATAACATCAGGCCATACGAGCATTTATTCTTCACAAATCGTAACAAAAAGAATCTGGTTTCTTCCGAAAAGAAAAGTCAGTAAAGAAAAATTAAAATGA
- a CDS encoding FtsX-like permease family protein, with amino-acid sequence MIHIYVQFVYGYFKDNFSKIFFNLLSISLGIALFISTQINGWKAEKSLVDQTIGYSSETFLGRYVSLQELKKSNQINLKEIDFALPETIMIEPELQLKGYFKISGNQVISVPTIGKDLLTNPGLESPNKRTSQVPKYFFSNSLIQKFNTRDYPIVLNICENDIKIFENEIQEISQDGLFVMIDIERLQNICDLKNIYTSINLSTRSPIKHKTEQLKSNIPNPNWLFESKEEILERAGIALGSLKINLTIISLVSVLISFFMVSNIYTGLYLSRKNEFGILLSLGGSKFNNFSLFITLSLVLGILGGILGACIGITISNLNLAQTVNTLTDSTQITTYKNFPPSILVFGFIISILGSILSAIFNAIKAYKILPIELLREKTDFETKPPLTLSKLKLSILSISFILLGIALGNINIKKEIIPGLIGVGSVILGFVMLNYISIPFVIKLIDKLTKGWNLSASFLLGIKEIEIDSWKNSLTISTIMLSTSLVFTLTTLTASYESSLKKWIGDENKSDYSLIDEKKLSSGEPGVPISLLEKLKKDETFSDVEPFYINSKFIVNGKYFTLHALNFDSSLNKDAILVSKNLCFLENLCNGDSITINSPLKGNVILRIQGEREHFFSERGTILIDYQLFQKLFSTNFLNSIRLTLNKGVERNEATRKMNSISEENNLIFLDQIKLKELYLTGMNQVFSVLDTLKLSAIIISILALITSVFYYIKEKSRILAGLKAIGMSFYQLFLLLYYQTFFLLSFGVISGIVNSIILSPIVIYGINQNAFGWTLNYTYPVHFVAYLSIIIPIFAGLVCVIPFYFLYKMKISKELSYE; translated from the coding sequence ATGATACATATATACGTTCAATTTGTTTACGGCTATTTCAAAGACAACTTCAGTAAAATTTTTTTCAATTTACTAAGCATAAGCTTAGGTATTGCATTATTCATAAGTACTCAAATCAACGGATGGAAAGCAGAAAAAAGTTTAGTCGATCAAACAATTGGATACTCGTCTGAAACTTTTCTAGGACGTTATGTTTCACTCCAAGAATTAAAGAAATCGAATCAAATCAATTTGAAGGAGATCGATTTTGCATTACCTGAAACAATCATGATTGAACCAGAATTACAATTAAAAGGTTATTTCAAGATTTCAGGGAATCAAGTGATTAGTGTTCCAACAATCGGTAAAGATTTACTGACAAATCCGGGACTAGAGAGCCCAAACAAAAGGACAAGCCAAGTTCCAAAGTATTTTTTCAGCAATTCTCTCATTCAAAAATTCAACACAAGAGACTATCCAATTGTTCTAAATATCTGCGAAAACGATATCAAAATTTTTGAAAATGAAATTCAAGAAATTTCACAAGATGGCCTGTTCGTCATGATTGATATCGAAAGATTACAAAACATTTGTGATCTCAAAAACATATATACATCGATTAATTTATCAACTCGATCCCCAATTAAACATAAAACGGAACAACTGAAATCCAATATCCCAAATCCAAACTGGCTTTTTGAATCTAAAGAAGAAATTCTCGAAAGAGCTGGTATCGCACTTGGATCTTTGAAGATAAATCTAACGATTATCTCTTTGGTATCTGTCTTGATTTCCTTCTTTATGGTTTCCAATATTTATACAGGTTTATATCTTTCTCGAAAAAATGAATTCGGAATACTACTTTCACTTGGAGGTTCCAAGTTTAATAATTTTTCCTTATTCATAACTTTATCTTTAGTGTTAGGAATTCTTGGAGGAATCCTGGGTGCTTGTATTGGTATCACAATTTCAAACTTAAATTTAGCACAAACAGTAAACACTCTAACTGACTCCACACAAATTACAACTTACAAAAATTTCCCACCTTCGATTCTCGTTTTTGGATTTATCATTTCAATTTTGGGTTCAATTTTAAGCGCCATTTTTAATGCAATCAAAGCTTACAAAATTCTTCCGATTGAACTTTTAAGAGAAAAAACCGACTTCGAAACAAAACCTCCGCTAACACTCAGTAAACTAAAATTATCCATCTTATCAATTAGTTTCATTTTACTTGGCATTGCATTAGGAAATATCAATATAAAAAAGGAAATAATACCTGGGCTTATCGGCGTGGGATCCGTAATTCTTGGTTTCGTAATGCTAAATTACATTTCAATACCTTTTGTTATTAAACTCATAGATAAATTGACTAAAGGGTGGAATTTATCTGCAAGTTTTCTACTTGGGATTAAGGAAATTGAAATCGATTCTTGGAAAAATAGTTTAACCATTTCTACGATCATGTTGTCCACATCGCTCGTTTTTACCCTGACAACTTTAACCGCAAGTTATGAATCATCCTTGAAAAAATGGATAGGAGATGAAAATAAATCGGACTATTCTCTTATTGATGAAAAAAAACTAAGTTCTGGAGAACCAGGAGTCCCGATTTCCTTATTAGAAAAGCTGAAAAAAGACGAAACATTTTCAGATGTTGAACCTTTTTACATCAACTCCAAGTTCATAGTAAATGGCAAATATTTCACTTTGCATGCCTTAAACTTTGATAGTTCACTTAACAAAGATGCAATTTTAGTTTCAAAAAATTTATGTTTTCTAGAAAACTTGTGCAATGGGGATTCAATCACAATTAATTCCCCTCTGAAAGGAAACGTAATCTTAAGGATCCAAGGAGAAAGAGAACATTTTTTTTCAGAAAGGGGGACGATTCTAATAGATTACCAACTTTTCCAAAAATTGTTTTCAACAAATTTCCTGAACTCGATACGACTCACCCTAAATAAGGGAGTAGAGAGGAACGAGGCCACAAGAAAAATGAACTCAATTTCTGAGGAAAACAATCTCATTTTTTTAGATCAAATAAAATTAAAAGAACTCTACTTGACCGGTATGAACCAAGTATTCTCTGTGCTTGATACTTTAAAATTATCAGCAATTATAATTTCGATTTTGGCTCTGATTACTTCTGTCTTTTATTACATTAAAGAAAAATCAAGGATCTTAGCAGGATTAAAGGCAATAGGAATGAGTTTCTACCAGTTATTTCTTTTGCTATATTATCAAACATTTTTTCTTTTAAGTTTTGGAGTGATTTCAGGTATTGTTAATAGTATTATCTTATCACCAATTGTCATATATGGAATCAATCAGAATGCATTTGGTTGGACTTTGAATTATACTTACCCCGTTCACTTTGTAGCATATCTTTCGATAATCATTCCGATTTTTGCAGGATTGGTCTGTGTAATTCCATTCTATTTTCTCTACAAAATGAAAATTTCGAAAGAACTAAGTTACGAATAA
- a CDS encoding TetR/AcrR family transcriptional regulator — MQEMTFENKMLARIPLRIRKKKKTEETILKVAKQLFQERGYAKVTVPEIAEEAEVSVKTIFNYFGTKEEIAFREEIQFCDQLIIHLLSRRQNQSLLESFQEFVWALVQSIDPENLIDSLPGFHPWMDDPILEQRYLLLWENYEKKITDALHLDLGKTEFDPVIRVVSCQLVSILRTLGSKDLKSYLKPIPVALRYRALEKWTLRSLELLSGIQAPLQKIN, encoded by the coding sequence ATGCAAGAGATGACCTTTGAAAACAAGATGCTAGCCAGAATTCCCCTTCGGATTCGAAAAAAGAAGAAAACGGAAGAAACCATCCTCAAGGTTGCGAAACAGTTATTTCAAGAGAGAGGGTATGCAAAAGTAACTGTGCCAGAAATCGCCGAAGAGGCAGAAGTTTCAGTGAAAACTATATTTAATTACTTTGGAACAAAGGAGGAAATTGCTTTCCGCGAGGAGATTCAATTCTGTGATCAGCTCATCATCCACCTCTTGTCCCGAAGACAAAATCAGTCCCTACTAGAATCCTTTCAGGAATTCGTTTGGGCCCTTGTACAATCGATCGATCCAGAGAATCTAATTGATTCACTCCCTGGTTTCCATCCATGGATGGACGATCCAATCCTGGAACAACGATATCTACTGCTTTGGGAGAATTATGAAAAAAAGATCACGGACGCCTTACATTTGGATTTAGGTAAAACCGAATTCGATCCCGTGATAAGGGTAGTTTCCTGTCAATTGGTCTCTATCCTTCGGACTCTGGGTTCAAAAGACTTAAAATCATACCTAAAGCCAATTCCTGTTGCTTTGCGTTACAGGGCCTTAGAAAAATGGACGCTTAGATCCTTGGAATTGCTATCTGGGATCCAAGCTCCATTACAAAAAATCAATTAG